GGTTATTCATAATACCGCCGCCTATTGTCCAGGCGAATTTATTTTGGGCAAACCAGATGCGGTTGTAGATCATGGAGCTTGCAAAGTATTGAGCAGGGCCCTTTTTGTCATCGCTTTTGAACCCATTTACGCCATCGCCTTTTTCAAAGCCAATGTCGCCGGTAAGTGAAAGGGCCATTCTGCTAATACCCCTGGATTTTGGATTATTAAAATATCTAACCAGCATGCTGTTGTCTGAGTGAAATCTTTTTCTTCCGGGAAGCCCACCGGCATCTGCGCCATAATAATCATTGGTCAGGATCTTGAAGTTGCTGGTTGGGTTCCAGGTAATATTGGCGCCTACGCCCGGCTGCTTGTTGAAACGGCCATAACTTTGCCAGCCATTGATGATCCATGGTTCTATTTTAAGGTGTTTGGCCGGGAATATCTGAATACGTACGCCATTAAAGAACCAGGGAGTATTATCGGAGGTAAAAGAAGCCTGGTACTCCCAGTTCTCTACCTGGTAATAAGAGTTCAACCCAATATACGACATGAACAAACCGGCGTCTACATTAATACCATACCATTTGTTGAAATGATAACCGACATAAGCTTCACTCAGGTAGCGGTAAACATTCGCTAATTGATATTGTCCGCGGTAAGGGCTCACATCGTTCCTGGGCACAACAATGGACCTTGTTCCAAACTGCATCAATACTCTTGCCCTTGCATTTTCATAGGAAAAATCACCACCTAAACTCAATTGTGATAATTGCACTTCGTTGTTTCGGGCCAGGGCTGTGGACCCCACTACCGTATTATCGATAGGTTTATTAAATGAGTGCGTGTAATTCACGTCTGCCATAACACTGGGAACAAAGTATACACCGTGAAAAACGGATGAGTCGCGCCGGTCGCTCCCATTCTGCCAATTGGTTTCAATATCACTGAACGGCACTTTAGGGCTTGTTGAATCCTGCGCCGTAAGGTGAGTTGTAATACCCTGCAAAAGCAGGCCCACCATTACTAACTTTTTCATTCTGTTAATTTTAGTTATTAGAAATGTAGTTGCTTAATAAACCAAAAACATACCGGCAGGGCGGGCAATGCTGGCAGAAATCGACAGAACGCAATGCAGACAGGCGTTTGAAGGGAATTGTTGTAACAGGTGTACCCCCCAGGAACCGAAGAAAAGTATTTCATTTTAACAAAGACCCTTTCATTTTGAAAGGGTTTGTATTGAATACATTTACAGCAAATGATTTTAATACCCTGCAAATAACTTTATATCAATTAATTATGATTGAAACTTCCCGGTTGTAAGAAACGGTATTGCGTTTGTCATTCTATGGCATGCAGGAAAATGAAGAAGAGCTGAAAAAAGAAATTGACATTCTCTCAAAGAAGTTCCTGTACGAAGTATACAAACAGGCAAGGTTAAAAAAATTAAACAGGAAAGAGCTGGCGGCACTGTTGCAAGTAAGCCCTGGCTACCTGTCGCAGTTGTTTCACAGTAAAAAGCCATTAACTTTTGAAATGCTTATCCGGTTTCAGCAGGCATTACAAATTGAATTCAACATAACCGTTAAACCTATT
The Niastella koreensis GR20-10 genome window above contains:
- a CDS encoding outer membrane beta-barrel protein; the encoded protein is MKKLVMVGLLLQGITTHLTAQDSTSPKVPFSDIETNWQNGSDRRDSSVFHGVYFVPSVMADVNYTHSFNKPIDNTVVGSTALARNNEVQLSQLSLGGDFSYENARARVLMQFGTRSIVVPRNDVSPYRGQYQLANVYRYLSEAYVGYHFNKWYGINVDAGLFMSYIGLNSYYQVENWEYQASFTSDNTPWFFNGVRIQIFPAKHLKIEPWIINGWQSYGRFNKQPGVGANITWNPTSNFKILTNDYYGADAGGLPGRKRFHSDNSMLVRYFNNPKSRGISRMALSLTGDIGFEKGDGVNGFKSDDKKGPAQYFASSMIYNRIWFAQNKFAWTIGGGIMNNPGRYLVLYPTGQASPLPDPNNPTQTEGKYPFSANPGDQFKAWDCSTNFDFMPNQSLLFRIEYVHRHANVPYFAGAGGVTSPNGYTTTPLPDDWRPDLVKSEDRIIFALLFRL
- a CDS encoding helix-turn-helix domain-containing protein; the encoded protein is MRLSFYGMQENEEELKKEIDILSKKFLYEVYKQARLKKLNRKELAALLQVSPGYLSQLFHSKKPLTFEMLIRFQQALQIEFNITVKPID